In Sphingomonas crocodyli, a genomic segment contains:
- a CDS encoding amidohydrolase family protein, producing MNDVTELSRTPQAAPAPDQSQPLDYKIVDADAHVNPPHEFWVDYLPAKFKDAAPKIEHAEDADYIVFEGSRRKMNLLGSSGSAGSKAYKAEGRRSSMMAGGWLPAQRIADMDSDGMDASVLFGGGPLGSKNVDLYIESFAAYNRWLSDFCSYDRRRLIGVGYIPLRDTQESIKMMKEAKALGFNAVNIPAFPQSKEANKTSGDTGAIASMGAQAAALTGDPFGGRTLADPEFEDFWAAAVDLDMTLTIHLGGRIPRFGDKQHMLPDMVMSKYAMAEPVAIMIFGGVFMRHPKLRYSVIESGVGWFAHMAEYMDRTWEKQRYWTESKLEERPSFYMDQNVYGSFINDRAGILMRDLPGAGNIMWSSDYPHSETTYPNSAAVIERDFAGIPEDAKYEIICGRAKKLFKVGE from the coding sequence ATGAACGATGTAACCGAGCTTAGCCGGACGCCGCAGGCCGCGCCCGCGCCGGACCAGAGCCAGCCCCTCGACTATAAAATCGTCGACGCCGACGCGCATGTGAACCCGCCGCACGAATTCTGGGTCGACTACCTTCCCGCCAAGTTCAAGGACGCCGCGCCCAAGATCGAGCATGCCGAAGACGCGGATTATATCGTGTTCGAAGGCAGCCGCCGGAAGATGAACCTGCTGGGCAGCAGCGGCAGCGCGGGTTCGAAGGCGTACAAGGCCGAGGGCCGCCGTTCGTCGATGATGGCGGGTGGCTGGCTGCCTGCGCAGCGTATCGCGGACATGGACAGCGATGGCATGGATGCCTCCGTCCTGTTCGGGGGTGGTCCGCTGGGTTCGAAGAATGTCGATCTCTATATCGAAAGCTTCGCGGCCTATAATCGCTGGCTGTCGGACTTCTGCTCTTATGATCGCCGTCGCCTGATTGGCGTGGGGTATATCCCGCTGCGCGACACGCAGGAATCGATCAAGATGATGAAGGAAGCCAAGGCGCTTGGCTTCAACGCGGTCAACATCCCGGCCTTCCCGCAGTCGAAGGAAGCCAACAAGACCTCGGGCGATACCGGCGCGATCGCGTCGATGGGCGCGCAGGCGGCGGCGCTGACCGGCGATCCGTTCGGCGGGCGCACGCTGGCCGATCCGGAGTTCGAGGATTTCTGGGCGGCGGCGGTCGATCTCGACATGACGCTGACCATCCATCTGGGCGGCCGCATCCCGCGCTTCGGCGACAAGCAGCACATGCTGCCCGACATGGTGATGTCGAAATATGCGATGGCCGAGCCGGTCGCGATCATGATCTTCGGCGGCGTCTTCATGCGTCACCCGAAGCTGCGTTATTCGGTGATCGAGAGTGGTGTGGGTTGGTTCGCGCACATGGCCGAATATATGGACCGGACCTGGGAAAAGCAGCGTTACTGGACCGAGAGCAAGCTGGAGGAGCGGCCGAGCTTCTACATGGACCAGAACGTCTATGGATCGTTCATCAACGACCGGGCGGGCATCCTGATGCGCGATCTGCCGGGTGCCGGCAACATCATGTGGTCGTCGGACTATCCGCACTCGGAAACGACCTATCCTAACTCGGCGGCGGTGATCGAGCGCGACTTTGCGGGCATTCCCGAAGACGCGAAGTATGAGATCATTTGCGGCCGCGCCAAGAAGCTGTTCAAGGTCGGCGAGTAA
- the yaaA gene encoding peroxide stress protein YaaA: MIALISPAKSLDYKSPLPSLMPTTPRFAEEALETAAAAAKLGPKKLSKLMSISDKLAQLNADRYKGFAEQEERPALYAFSGDVYIGFEAKTLDSHAIRFAQDHVRILSGLYGLLRPLDLIRPYRLEMGTRWAPGRKKTLYEMWGNRISDALAADLLEDGSNVIVNLASKEYWHAVEQAPPKGVRIITIDFREERPTGLVFNSFGAKRARGMMARWMCEHHVTDPEGLKGFDSDGYRFDSIEGDVWRFVKAMG, from the coding sequence ATGATCGCACTCATCTCCCCGGCCAAATCGCTCGATTATAAGAGCCCGCTACCGTCGCTGATGCCCACCACGCCGCGCTTTGCCGAAGAAGCGCTGGAAACCGCGGCGGCCGCGGCGAAACTTGGTCCGAAGAAGCTGTCCAAGCTGATGAGCATTTCGGACAAGCTCGCCCAACTCAACGCCGATCGCTACAAGGGATTCGCCGAGCAGGAGGAGCGCCCCGCGCTCTACGCCTTCTCGGGCGACGTCTATATCGGCTTCGAAGCCAAGACGCTAGATTCCCATGCGATCCGCTTCGCACAGGACCATGTTCGCATCCTTTCGGGCCTCTATGGCCTGCTGCGCCCGCTCGATCTGATCCGTCCCTATCGCCTTGAAATGGGCACGCGCTGGGCGCCGGGCCGCAAGAAGACGCTGTATGAGATGTGGGGCAACCGCATCTCCGACGCCCTCGCGGCCGACCTGCTCGAAGATGGATCGAACGTGATCGTCAATCTCGCGAGCAAGGAATATTGGCACGCGGTAGAGCAGGCCCCGCCCAAGGGCGTCCGCATCATCACGATCGATTTTCGTGAGGAACGGCCGACCGGCCTCGTCTTCAACAGCTTCGGCGCGAAGCGCGCGCGCGGTATGATGGCGCGCTGGATGTGCGAGCATCATGTGACCGATCCCGAAGGGCTGAAGGGTTTCGACAGCGACGGTTATCGCTTCGACAGCATTGAAGGCGACGTGTGGCGCTTCGTGAAGGCGATGGGCTAG
- a CDS encoding tetratricopeptide repeat protein, with protein sequence MKMSVDQALRKARSLSAEEAQALYAEMLARFPANKRLRDAAQEAARPKIVSAPADELEKVVSLYQQGRLTIALDAAADLLTRFPNCEILNNIAGAISAGLGRFEQAIRHYDRAIDLAPDYFEALNNRGNALNDHQRTDEAIASFDQAIKLNPNYAEAHMNRGIALRRAKRFEDALAAGTRSIKLNPACAEAYNNRGNALIAIGRLDAALVDFDEAIALRPNFAQALVNRGNALMLMTRLEEALESFDAAIAIDPIHVHAHNNRGGVLRRLKRLDEALESHKRAAKYSSGSALAAAEARNLQAHMCVWSNDAFDAGMTQIGSGEEAFPAFYMLAFEDSPQRQLLCSRNWTAKEYGAGRTVAFPKHPASTRIRLGYFSADFHNHATMMLIARLFELHDRDRFEIHAFSYGPDQQDEMRQRLVANVDAFHQVNGAEDAAIAKLARDKGIDIAIDLKGHTHGSRLGIFAHRAAPVQVTYLGYPGTLGTDFIDYLIADEVIVPTEYRRFYSEEIAYLPNSYQPNDDRREISDRVFTRAELGLPENGFVFACFNNNYKITAAEYDIWARLLRQVEGSVLWLLKDNEWAADNLRREIVARGISADRLVFADRMHPADHLARHVHADLFLDTFMVNAHTTASDALWAGLPVLTKLGRSFVARVAGSLLHAVGLPELVTESPADYERRALEIATDPDMLAALKQKLAANRATAPLFDAPRYTRDIEALYERIAVR encoded by the coding sequence ATGAAGATGTCCGTCGATCAGGCGCTCCGCAAGGCGCGCAGCCTTTCGGCCGAGGAAGCCCAGGCGCTCTATGCCGAGATGCTCGCGCGCTTCCCCGCCAACAAGCGGCTGCGCGATGCCGCGCAAGAGGCCGCACGCCCGAAGATCGTGAGCGCGCCCGCCGACGAACTCGAAAAGGTGGTCTCGCTCTATCAACAGGGTCGCCTGACGATCGCGCTCGACGCGGCGGCCGATCTGCTGACACGCTTCCCGAACTGCGAGATCCTGAACAACATCGCCGGCGCCATTTCCGCCGGCCTCGGCCGTTTCGAGCAGGCGATCCGCCATTATGATCGCGCGATCGATCTGGCGCCCGATTATTTCGAGGCGCTCAACAATCGCGGCAATGCGCTGAACGATCATCAGCGCACCGACGAAGCGATCGCCAGCTTCGATCAGGCGATCAAGCTCAACCCCAATTATGCCGAAGCGCATATGAACCGCGGCATCGCGCTGCGCCGTGCGAAGCGTTTCGAAGACGCGCTGGCGGCGGGCACCCGCTCGATCAAGCTCAACCCGGCCTGTGCCGAAGCCTATAACAATCGCGGCAACGCGCTGATCGCGATCGGCCGCCTCGACGCGGCTCTGGTCGACTTCGACGAAGCGATCGCACTGCGTCCCAATTTCGCGCAGGCGCTCGTCAACCGCGGCAATGCGCTGATGCTGATGACGCGGCTTGAAGAGGCCCTCGAAAGCTTCGATGCGGCGATCGCGATCGATCCGATCCACGTCCACGCGCACAACAACCGCGGCGGCGTGCTGCGCCGTCTCAAGCGGCTCGACGAGGCGCTCGAAAGCCACAAGCGCGCCGCCAAATATTCGTCGGGTTCGGCGCTTGCCGCCGCCGAGGCACGCAACCTGCAGGCGCATATGTGCGTGTGGAGCAATGACGCCTTCGACGCTGGCATGACCCAGATCGGCAGCGGCGAGGAAGCCTTCCCCGCCTTCTACATGCTGGCGTTCGAGGACAGCCCGCAGCGCCAGCTGCTCTGCTCGCGCAACTGGACCGCCAAGGAATATGGCGCCGGTCGCACGGTCGCCTTCCCGAAGCACCCGGCGAGCACCAGGATCCGGCTCGGCTACTTCTCGGCTGATTTCCATAACCATGCAACGATGATGCTGATCGCGCGGCTGTTCGAACTGCACGATCGCGATCGGTTCGAAATCCACGCCTTCTCCTACGGCCCCGATCAGCAGGACGAGATGCGCCAGCGCCTTGTTGCCAATGTCGATGCCTTCCACCAGGTCAACGGCGCCGAAGACGCGGCGATCGCGAAACTCGCCCGCGACAAGGGCATCGACATCGCGATCGACCTGAAGGGCCATACGCACGGTTCGCGCCTCGGCATCTTCGCCCATCGCGCGGCGCCGGTGCAGGTGACGTATCTCGGCTATCCGGGGACGCTCGGCACCGACTTCATCGATTATCTGATCGCCGACGAAGTGATCGTCCCGACGGAATATCGGCGCTTCTATTCCGAAGAGATCGCCTATCTGCCGAACAGCTATCAGCCGAACGATGATCGCCGCGAGATTTCGGACCGGGTCTTTACCCGCGCCGAACTGGGCCTGCCTGAGAACGGCTTCGTGTTCGCCTGCTTCAACAACAACTACAAGATCACCGCCGCCGAGTACGACATCTGGGCGCGCCTGCTACGCCAGGTTGAAGGCAGCGTCTTGTGGCTGCTCAAGGACAATGAGTGGGCGGCGGACAATCTGCGCCGTGAGATCGTCGCGCGCGGCATTTCGGCCGACCGGCTGGTCTTCGCCGATCGCATGCACCCGGCCGATCATCTCGCGCGCCACGTGCACGCCGATCTGTTTCTCGACACCTTCATGGTCAATGCGCACACGACCGCCAGCGACGCGCTCTGGGCGGGCCTGCCGGTCCTCACCAAGCTGGGCCGCAGCTTCGTCGCGCGCGTGGCGGGCAGCCTGCTTCACGCGGTCGGCCTGCCCGAACTGGTGACGGAATCGCCCGCCGATTATGAGCGGCGTGCGCTGGAGATTGCGACCGATCCGGACATGCTGGCTGCTCTCAAGCAGAAGCTCGCCGCCAACCGGGCGACCGCGCCCTTGTTCGATGCGCCGCGCTACACGCGTGATATCGAGGCGCTTTACGAACGGATCGCCGTCCGCTGA
- a CDS encoding glycosyltransferase, with product MIPKLIHFIWVGNEAKRPDNCMESWRTLNPGWEFRVWGNAELNGIDWVNAKHMTAMYDRELNGVADMMRWEILHAHGGIVVDADSIALRPLDDHLLDCEAFACWENEIVRPGLIAAGYFGSVAGNPFVKQIIDDIAAEPSVTHDTAWKTVGPLRLTESYRTYGYSKLRIYPSHYFIPKHFSGVAYDGNDPVYAHQLWGSTRASYDEIRQVDVDAVQGDFGVVEAVAPVAAAPVAAPAPAPVATAPQVTGSRLETIHDPYFVQKVEISTEIATVNRLELFLNICRGKRVLHVGCADWPITDPATSLHLALEAVCAQLDGVDPHVEALAQLEPYVSGRLFGSLDDVTDSYDVVLVPEVLEHVPNVDDFLKSLERVDASTFFISVPDAFQCRGGHFDYIDGAQTFVEVVHPDHNVWYTPYTFANTIRKYSDLQIEQMWFFNRISILALLSKPALAMAA from the coding sequence ATGATCCCGAAGCTCATCCACTTCATCTGGGTCGGCAATGAAGCCAAACGCCCGGATAATTGCATGGAGAGCTGGCGCACGCTCAATCCGGGCTGGGAATTCCGGGTGTGGGGCAATGCCGAGCTGAACGGGATCGACTGGGTCAACGCCAAGCACATGACCGCGATGTACGATCGCGAATTGAATGGCGTTGCGGATATGATGCGATGGGAAATCCTGCACGCGCATGGCGGCATCGTAGTCGACGCGGACAGCATCGCGCTGCGCCCGCTCGACGATCATCTGCTCGATTGCGAAGCCTTCGCCTGCTGGGAGAATGAGATCGTTCGCCCCGGTCTGATCGCCGCAGGCTATTTCGGGTCGGTCGCGGGCAATCCCTTCGTCAAGCAGATCATCGACGATATCGCCGCCGAACCTTCGGTGACGCACGATACCGCGTGGAAGACGGTCGGCCCGCTGCGCCTGACCGAAAGCTATCGCACCTACGGCTATTCGAAGCTGCGCATCTACCCGAGCCACTATTTCATCCCGAAGCACTTCAGCGGCGTCGCCTATGACGGCAATGATCCGGTCTATGCGCACCAGCTCTGGGGTTCGACCCGCGCCTCCTATGACGAAATCCGTCAGGTCGATGTCGACGCGGTGCAGGGCGACTTCGGCGTGGTCGAAGCCGTCGCGCCGGTCGCCGCTGCACCTGTTGCGGCCCCTGCCCCGGCTCCCGTAGCCACCGCGCCGCAGGTGACGGGTTCGCGGCTGGAGACGATCCACGATCCCTATTTCGTCCAGAAGGTCGAGATCAGCACCGAGATCGCCACGGTCAACCGCCTCGAACTGTTCCTGAACATCTGCCGCGGCAAGCGTGTACTGCATGTCGGGTGCGCCGACTGGCCGATCACCGATCCGGCGACCTCGCTCCACCTCGCGCTCGAAGCCGTATGCGCGCAGCTCGACGGCGTCGATCCGCATGTCGAGGCGCTCGCCCAGCTCGAACCCTATGTCAGCGGTCGCCTGTTCGGCAGCCTCGACGACGTGACTGACAGCTATGACGTCGTGCTCGTCCCCGAGGTGCTGGAGCACGTGCCCAACGTCGACGATTTCCTGAAGTCGCTCGAGCGGGTCGATGCGTCGACCTTCTTCATCTCGGTGCCCGATGCGTTCCAGTGCCGCGGCGGCCATTTCGACTATATCGACGGCGCGCAGACCTTCGTCGAGGTCGTCCATCCGGACCACAACGTCTGGTACACGCCCTACACCTTCGCCAACACGATCCGGAAATATAGCGATCTCCAGATCGAGCAGATGTGGTTCTTCAATCGCATCTCGATCCTCGCGCTGCTGAGCAAGCCCGCGCTGGCGATGGCCGCCTGA
- a CDS encoding AI-2E family transporter produces the protein MRALEEKSFLLLVLAVSLVLIWIISPFFGAILWAVVVAILFDPMQQKLLSRWPGKSNRAALITLLAVLAIVVIPLILLTMFVLQEVVSVYNLIQSGQIDFNHYFEQFQSVLPQWASNLLDRFGLSNLPAVRDKLSAGITSRFQMFATQAFSIGQQAFGFTLALGVMLYLTFFLLRDGRSLAGKFDRSIPLETEHRRALFHQFVTVVRATIKGSLIVAIVQGSIGGITFWALGIHAAVLWAVAMGLFSLLPAIGAGIVWVPVAAYLLISGELASGLILIFAGVFIIGMVDNVLRPILVGRDTSMPDYVVLISTLGGVEIFGFSGFVIGPVMAALFMAVWSIFADVRREQREQQAIDTE, from the coding sequence ATGCGCGCGCTTGAGGAAAAGAGCTTCCTGCTGCTCGTGCTGGCAGTCTCGCTGGTGCTGATCTGGATCATTTCGCCCTTCTTCGGCGCGATCCTGTGGGCGGTGGTCGTCGCGATCCTGTTCGATCCGATGCAGCAAAAGCTGCTGAGCCGCTGGCCGGGAAAGTCCAATCGCGCCGCGCTGATAACCTTGCTTGCGGTGCTCGCGATCGTCGTGATTCCGTTGATCCTGCTGACGATGTTCGTCTTGCAGGAGGTGGTGAGCGTCTATAATCTGATCCAGTCGGGCCAGATCGACTTCAATCATTATTTCGAACAGTTCCAGTCGGTTCTGCCGCAATGGGCATCAAACCTGCTCGATCGCTTCGGCCTGTCGAACCTGCCGGCGGTGCGGGACAAGCTATCGGCGGGCATCACCAGCCGTTTCCAGATGTTTGCGACGCAAGCCTTCTCTATCGGGCAGCAGGCATTCGGCTTCACGCTGGCGCTGGGCGTGATGCTCTATCTCACCTTCTTCCTGCTGCGCGACGGGCGATCGCTGGCGGGCAAGTTCGATCGGTCGATCCCACTGGAGACCGAACATCGCCGGGCGTTGTTCCACCAGTTCGTCACGGTCGTTCGCGCGACGATCAAGGGCAGCCTGATCGTCGCCATCGTTCAGGGATCGATCGGTGGCATAACCTTCTGGGCGCTGGGCATCCACGCGGCTGTGCTGTGGGCCGTTGCGATGGGATTGTTCTCGCTGCTTCCGGCGATTGGGGCCGGGATCGTCTGGGTGCCGGTGGCCGCCTATCTGCTGATCAGCGGCGAACTGGCGAGCGGGCTGATCCTGATTTTCGCCGGCGTGTTCATCATCGGCATGGTCGACAATGTCCTGCGCCCGATCCTGGTGGGCCGTGACACGAGTATGCCCGATTATGTCGTGCTGATCTCTACACTGGGCGGCGTCGAGATTTTCGGGTTCAGCGGTTTCGTGATCGGCCCGGTAATGGCGGCGTTGTTCATGGCCGTATGGAGCATCTTCGCCGACGTGCGGCGCGAACAGCGTGAACAGCAGGCGATCGATACGGAGTGA
- the gyrA gene encoding DNA gyrase subunit A produces the protein MASVPPPIENSDISPISIVDEMKSSYLDYAMSVIVARALPDVRDGLKPVHRRILYASQEGGFVPGRPYRKSAKIVGDVMGNYHPHGDSAIYMALARMAQDWSMRVTLIDGQGNFGSMDPDLPASMRYTEARLSKAAMALLQDFDKDTVDFQPNYDGSLQEPQVLPARFPNLLVNGAGGIAVGMATNIPPHNLGEVIAACKAYIADGGITIDQLHEIIPGPDFPTGALILGKGGARNAYHTGKGSIIMRSRHDIEEGRGDRRSIVLTEIPFQVGKSALVEGIAEAAKDKRIEGVSDIRDESSRFGVRIVIDLKRDATPEVVLNQLWRHTQAQTSFPANMLAIRGGRPETLNLRDIIESFVKFREEVITRRSKFELAKARDRAHILLGLVIAVTNLDEVVRIIRASASPAEARAALLSREWPRNEIESYIKLVEAVETIESAETYTLSDVQVRAILDLRLHRLTALGRDEIGDELAKLATSIAELLYILSDRARLYEVMVEEFDAILAEFATPRKTTIAPAGDTIDDEDLIEREDMVVTVTLGGYIKRTSLDTFRAQKRGGKGRSAMGTKDEDAVIELFVTSTHTPVLFFSDHGKVYRKKVWRLPEGAPQARGRPMINLLPLAPGEKITTVLPLPEDEESWGSLHVVFATAHGNVRRNSMDAFANVPTNGKFAMRFEEDATDRLIGVAVLTEEDDVLLATRGGKAIRFAATEVREFQSRTSTGVRGISLKDGDEVISLSILKGFDATTEERDAYLKAAPWKEGEREATLPDDRMAEFQAAEEFILTVCANGYGKRSSAFEYRRTGRGGQGIGNIDNLERNGPVVASFPAHNGEQLILVTDQAKMIRMSVGDTRVIGRNSAGVRLFHVADDEHVVGAARIEESEEEAEADLSDGTTEIAPSDDADTGSDLADGGEADDAGE, from the coding sequence TTGGCCAGCGTACCGCCGCCCATCGAAAACAGCGATATCTCCCCGATCTCGATCGTCGACGAGATGAAGTCGAGTTATCTCGACTATGCGATGTCGGTCATCGTCGCGCGCGCCCTGCCCGACGTTCGAGACGGCCTGAAGCCGGTCCACCGCCGCATTCTCTATGCCAGCCAGGAAGGCGGCTTCGTCCCCGGCCGTCCCTATCGTAAATCGGCGAAGATCGTCGGCGACGTGATGGGTAATTACCATCCGCACGGCGACAGCGCGATCTACATGGCCCTTGCGCGCATGGCGCAGGACTGGTCGATGCGCGTCACGCTGATCGACGGCCAGGGCAATTTCGGGTCGATGGATCCCGATCTTCCGGCGTCGATGCGTTATACCGAAGCGCGTCTCAGCAAGGCGGCGATGGCGCTGCTGCAGGATTTCGACAAGGACACCGTCGATTTCCAGCCCAATTATGACGGATCGCTGCAGGAGCCGCAGGTTCTGCCCGCGCGCTTCCCGAACCTGCTCGTCAACGGCGCCGGCGGCATCGCGGTCGGCATGGCGACCAACATTCCGCCGCACAATCTGGGCGAAGTGATCGCGGCCTGTAAGGCCTATATCGCCGATGGCGGCATCACGATCGACCAGTTGCACGAAATCATCCCCGGCCCGGACTTCCCGACCGGCGCGCTGATCCTCGGCAAGGGCGGCGCACGGAACGCCTATCATACCGGCAAGGGCTCGATCATCATGCGCTCGCGCCATGATATCGAGGAAGGCCGTGGCGATCGCCGCTCGATCGTCCTGACCGAAATTCCCTTCCAGGTCGGCAAGTCGGCACTGGTCGAAGGAATCGCCGAAGCCGCCAAGGACAAGAGGATCGAAGGCGTCAGCGATATTCGCGACGAATCGAGCCGCTTCGGCGTCCGCATCGTTATCGATCTGAAGCGCGATGCGACCCCGGAAGTCGTCCTCAACCAGCTGTGGCGCCACACGCAGGCGCAGACGAGCTTCCCGGCGAACATGCTCGCGATCCGTGGCGGCCGCCCGGAAACGCTGAACCTGCGCGACATCATCGAAAGCTTCGTCAAGTTCCGCGAAGAGGTGATCACCCGCCGATCGAAGTTCGAACTGGCAAAGGCCCGCGACCGTGCACACATCTTGCTCGGCCTCGTCATCGCGGTCACCAATCTCGACGAAGTGGTGCGCATCATCCGCGCCTCGGCCAGCCCGGCCGAAGCCCGCGCCGCGCTGCTGTCGCGCGAATGGCCGCGCAACGAGATCGAAAGCTACATCAAGCTGGTCGAGGCGGTCGAAACGATCGAGAGCGCCGAAACCTACACGCTCAGCGATGTTCAGGTCCGCGCGATCCTCGATCTGCGCCTCCACCGCCTGACCGCGCTGGGCCGCGACGAAATCGGCGACGAACTCGCCAAGCTTGCCACCTCGATCGCCGAACTGCTCTACATCCTGTCGGATCGTGCGCGTCTCTACGAAGTGATGGTCGAGGAATTCGACGCGATCCTCGCCGAGTTCGCAACTCCGCGTAAGACCACGATCGCGCCCGCCGGCGACACGATCGACGACGAGGATCTGATCGAGCGCGAGGACATGGTCGTCACCGTCACCCTCGGCGGCTACATCAAGCGCACGTCGCTCGACACCTTCCGTGCGCAGAAGCGTGGCGGCAAGGGGCGCTCGGCGATGGGCACGAAGGATGAAGACGCGGTCATCGAGCTGTTCGTGACCAGCACGCACACACCCGTCCTGTTCTTCTCCGATCACGGCAAGGTCTATCGCAAGAAGGTGTGGCGCCTGCCCGAAGGCGCGCCGCAGGCCCGCGGTCGCCCGATGATCAACCTGTTGCCGCTCGCTCCGGGAGAGAAGATCACCACCGTCCTCCCCCTACCCGAGGATGAGGAAAGCTGGGGTTCGCTCCACGTCGTCTTCGCGACGGCGCACGGCAATGTCCGCCGCAACTCGATGGACGCCTTCGCCAACGTGCCCACCAACGGCAAGTTCGCGATGCGCTTCGAAGAAGATGCGACCGATCGCCTGATCGGGGTCGCCGTCCTCACCGAAGAAGATGACGTCCTTCTCGCCACCCGCGGCGGCAAGGCGATCCGCTTCGCCGCGACCGAAGTGCGCGAGTTCCAGAGCCGCACCTCCACCGGCGTTCGCGGCATCAGTCTGAAGGATGGCGACGAGGTCATCTCGCTGTCGATCCTCAAGGGCTTCGACGCGACCACCGAGGAGCGCGACGCCTATCTCAAGGCGGCGCCGTGGAAGGAAGGCGAGCGCGAAGCGACCCTGCCCGACGATCGCATGGCCGAGTTCCAGGCGGCCGAGGAGTTCATCCTCACCGTCTGCGCCAATGGCTATGGCAAGCGTTCGTCCGCTTTCGAATATCGCCGGACCGGCCGTGGCGGCCAGGGCATCGGCAATATCGACAATCTGGAGCGTAATGGCCCGGTCGTCGCCAGCTTCCCCGCGCATAATGGCGAACAGCTGATCCTGGTCACCGATCAGGCGAAGATGATCCGCATGTCGGTGGGCGACACCCGCGTCATCGGCCGCAATTCGGCCGGCGTCCGCCTGTTCCACGTCGCCGACGACGAGCATGTCGTCGGCGCCGCGCGGATCGAGGAAAGCGAGGAGGAAGCCGAAGCGGATCTGTCCGACGGCACTACTGAAATCGCGCCTTCGGACGATGCCGACACTGGCTCCGATCTTGCCGATGGCGGCGAAGCGGACGACGCCGGGGAATAA
- a CDS encoding Lrp/AsnC family transcriptional regulator yields MPNDIALDAIDRTILRDLQDDGRMTNVELARRAGLTAPPCLRRVRALEEAGVIEGYHAKLNSGALGYGITVFALVSLRSQAEDDLRLFEQHVAELAEVRECHMLNGEIDFILKIVAHDLQGFQQFLTSKLTTAPNVASVKTSLTIRTSKDVPGIPVDAA; encoded by the coding sequence ATGCCCAACGACATCGCGCTTGACGCCATCGATCGCACTATCCTGCGCGATCTTCAGGACGACGGGCGCATGACCAATGTCGAGCTGGCGCGCCGCGCCGGCCTGACCGCCCCGCCCTGCCTTCGCCGTGTCCGCGCGCTCGAGGAAGCCGGCGTGATCGAGGGTTATCATGCCAAGCTCAACTCGGGTGCGCTCGGCTATGGCATCACCGTGTTCGCGCTCGTTTCGCTGCGCAGCCAGGCCGAGGATGATCTGCGCCTGTTCGAACAGCATGTCGCAGAACTCGCCGAAGTGCGCGAATGCCATATGCTCAACGGCGAAATCGACTTCATCCTGAAGATCGTCGCGCACGATCTTCAGGGTTTCCAGCAATTCCTGACGTCGAAGCTGACGACCGCGCCCAACGTCGCGAGCGTCAAGACGTCGCTGACGATCCGCACGTCGAAGGATGTCCCCGGCATTCCGGTCGACGCGGCCTGA
- a CDS encoding GGDEF domain-containing protein, producing MIVISLWYPQSSALLPRIPMLSDQLLLGILNLSLLAIPAERARERLQAAASRDPLTGAWNRDGLARFGADLVGPGAAVLAIDVDHFKAINDDHGHGSGDDVLVAVADTANSLVAPQKGAVFRIGGDEFLAILPRCDAAKSRQIADRLRRFDQGDGLPDCTLSIGIALVETPTLDVEAAIRSADDALYRAKALGRDRIHLVTA from the coding sequence GTGATCGTCATCTCCTTGTGGTATCCGCAATCCAGCGCGCTGCTGCCGCGCATCCCGATGCTGTCGGATCAGCTGCTGCTCGGCATTCTCAACCTGAGCCTGCTCGCGATCCCGGCCGAACGCGCGCGCGAAAGGCTGCAGGCCGCCGCATCGCGCGATCCGTTGACCGGCGCCTGGAATCGCGATGGCCTCGCCCGGTTCGGCGCCGATCTGGTGGGGCCTGGTGCCGCCGTGCTCGCAATCGACGTCGATCATTTCAAGGCGATCAACGACGATCACGGACACGGATCGGGCGACGACGTCCTCGTCGCGGTCGCAGACACTGCGAACAGCCTCGTCGCGCCGCAAAAGGGCGCGGTGTTCCGGATCGGGGGCGACGAGTTTCTCGCCATCCTGCCCCGATGCGACGCGGCCAAGAGCCGACAGATCGCCGATCGGCTCCGCCGCTTCGATCAGGGCGACGGACTGCCCGACTGCACGCTCAGCATCGGCATCGCGCTGGTCGAAACCCCCACGCTCGACGTCGAAGCGGCGATCAGGAGCGCGGACGACGCGCTCTATCGCGCCAAGGCGCTCGGCCGCGATCGCATTCACCTTGTGACGGCCTGA